The following coding sequences lie in one Montipora foliosa isolate CH-2021 chromosome 11, ASM3666993v2, whole genome shotgun sequence genomic window:
- the LOC137976762 gene encoding F-box/LRR-repeat protein fbxl-1-like: MFGESNFDHIPDSVLLSIFSLLPCHELAKVGQVNQRWKRISNDGTLWRHIQLIGRDDKRIKEIITSKCRSHLSRMNLNKCSLTPEIMVTLSGTCIHLKELSLQKCYFARRRRRFRLHVFKNLTTLDARLLRGNAAFVVRLLRCTPNLEILALDETIGSFWDSKILKKMNKMRLLDLTRCVEVTDKDLEIMGENCPNLESLLLDKCFKIRGYNLPILLRGCKMLKTLSLAFTRVSDDSLIQCDWANSSLTEIDFSCCYFLSATGLENVFANLVDSKYINLSNCTESSAISQRILTAMTRFQSLEVLSLDDGFETTLENEKLICKVAQNCPNISCFLVGIALQTATCLEQCLRSLSQLKRFGISGMDDFPYNWRPGPSPIRPDGFGLEMILNYLASYNHKLEALQLSGYRDHECETITNGFVNLLRNCKNLARICSFGGNADILVMAADAQMQTKRQEIRLIKPTMLFPTPRTVTPPPSYCFDRFVYDKETSTVDDPWRGPFVYEVQRNRRFWIENAYE, from the coding sequence ATGTTTGGTGAGAGCAACTTTGACCACATCCCAGACAGCGTTCTACTAAGTATTTTCAGCCTCTTGCCTTGTCACGAACTCGCCAAAGTTGGTCAGGTGAACCAACGTTGGAAAAGGATCAGCAATGATGGTACGCTATGGCGACATATCCAGCTGATTGGCAGGGATGATAAACGAATCAAAGAGATAATCACCTCAAAGTGTCGCTCTCACCTGAGTCGAATGAACTTAAATAAATGCAGCCTGACACCGGAGATTATGGTCACATTATCTGGCACATGTATTCACCTCAAAGAACTTTCTCTTCAAAAGTGTTACTTTGCTCGACGAAGGAGGCGCTTTCGCTTGCACGTTTTCAAAAATCTCACAACGTTGGATGCGCGCTTGCTGCGTGGAAATGCAGCTTTTGTTGTTCGCCTACTACGTTGCACTCCGAATCTTGAAATCCTGGCCCTGGACGAAACAATTGGCTCTTTTTGGGACAGCAAGATTCTAAAAAAGATGAACAAAATGCGCTTGCTTGATTTGACACGTTGCGTTGAAGTTACCGATAAGGACCTAGAAATAATGGGCGAGAATTGTCCTAATTTAGAATCGCTTCTTCTTGACAAATGCTTCAAGATCAGAGGGTACAATTTACCAATTCTCTTACGTGGGTGTAAGATGTTAAAAACGCTTTCTTTAGCGTTTACAAGAGTCTCCGATGATTCCTTGATCCAGTGTGATTGGGCAAATTCATCCTTGAcagaaattgacttttcatGTTGTTACTTCCTTTCGGCGACTGGTCTTGAAAACGTATTTGCAAACCTTGTTGACTCCAAATATATCAACTTAAGTAACTGTACCGAGAGTTCTGCGATCTCGCAAAGGATTTTAACAGCGATGACGCGTTTTCAATCCCTCGAGGTTCTGAGCCTCGACGACGGATTTGAAACTACTCTGGAGAACGAAAAGTTGATCTGTAAAGTCGCCCAGAATTGTCCAAATATTTCGTGTTTTCTCGTAGGTATAGCTCTACAAACTGCTACATGTTTAGAGCAGTGTCTACGATCTTTATCACAATTGAAGAGATTTGGGATCTCTGGAATGGATGACTTTCCTTACAATTGGCGACCTGGTCCATCTCCGATCCGCCCAGATGGCTTTGGTTTGGAAATGATCCTTAACTATCTCGCATCCTACAACCACAAACTGGAAGCATTGCAACTGTCTGGCTATCGAGATCATGAGTGTGAAACCATCACAAACGGCTTCGTCAACTTACTGCGAAACTGCAAAAATCTCGCACGCATCTGCTCGTTTGGTGGAAATGCAGATATTCTTGTGATGGCAGCGGATGCCCAAATGCAGACCAAACGCCAAGAAATACGCCTCATCAAACCCACAATGCTGTTTCCAACACCAAGGACTGTCACCCCTCCCCCAAGTTACTGTTTTGATAGGTTTGTTTATGATAAGGAAACTAGTACAGTTGACGATCCATGGAGGGGTCCCTTCGTATACGAGGTACAAAGAAATAGAAGATTCTGGATTGAAAATGCTTATGAATAA